The window CTACGGCATGAGCGCGCTGACCGCCGTGGTGGCGGAGAACACGGTGGGCGTCCAGCGCGTGGTCGAGCTGGAGCCCGCCTTCGTCCTGGAGCAGATCGCGTCCGCCTGGGACGACGTGGGCGTCGACGCCCTGAAGACCGGGATGCTGGCCAACGCCGCCATCGTCGAGGCGGTGGCCGCCGACCTGGCCCGGCGCCGCGCCCGCCACCTGGTGGTCGATCCGGTGATGCTGGCCAAGGGCGGCGAGCCGCTCCTGGCCCCCGACGCCCGGCGGGCTCTGACGGAGCGGCTGCTGCCGCTGGCCGAGGTGGTGACGCCCAACCTGCCGGAGGCCGAGGCGCTGAGCGGCATCCGCATCGCCGGCGAAGAGGACCGGCGCGAGGCGGCGCGCCGCATCCAGGCGCTCTCCGGCGGCTGGGTGGTGGTCAAGGGCGGCCACGCGCCCTGGCAGCCGGACCGCTCCGTCGACCTCGCCTACGACGGCCGCGACTGGCTGGAGCTGGAGGGCGAGCGCGTCGAGACGCCCCACACCCACGGCACCGGCTGCACCTTCTCCGCCGCCATCGCCGCCGGCCTCGCCCGCGGCCTCGACGTGCCCGCCGCCCTCCGGCTGGCCAAGGCCTTCATCACCGCCGCCATCCGCGGCGGGGCCCGACGCCCGCTCGGCCACGGCCACGGGCCGACCGACCCGGTCGCCGCGGCGCGCGAGCTGGGGGGCATCCCGCCGGAGGTCCCGCCGGAGGCCATGGAGGGCGCGGGGGGCGTCCCGGGGGGTGCCAGGCCGTGAGCGGCCGCGCTTCCTCGCACGGCGCCGGGCCCCGCTGGGGGACGCGGGAGCTGGTGCTGATGGCGCTGATGACCGGGCTGGGCACGCTCCTCTCGCAGTTCCTGATCATCCCCGTCGGCCCGGCCAAGGTGCAGCCGGTCCAGGCGCTGGTCAACGTGGTCGGCGCCGTCCTCTACGGGCCCTGGGGCGCGGTCTGGGTGGCGGCGGCCATCTCCACGCTGCGGAACGCCCTGGGCACCGGCACCCTTCTCGCCTTTCCGGGAAGCCTCTTCGGCGCCGCCTTGGCGGGCGCCGCCTGGCGGCGGACGCGGCGGCTCCTCCCCACCGCCCTGGGCGAGCTGGTGGGGACCGGCCTGATCGGCGCCCTGGTCGCCTACCCCATGGTCCTCCTCATCCTCCGCAAGCCGGCCGGCGCCCTCGCCCTGGTCGCCGCCTTCACGCCGCCCTCCGCCGTCGGCGCCTTCCTGGGGCTGCTGGTGGCGGGGGTCCTGCGCCGGGCCGGCCTCGTCCCCGGCGGCCCGGCGGGGCCGGAGGCCGGCCTGCCGGGGGCGGCGGCCCGCAAGACCGCCGACCCCAACGATCCGAACGCCCGCGAAGGGAGGAACCCCACACGATGACCGGCACGAGCGGCGACTTCCCGGGCGACCGGCGGCTGGCCGCCGAGGCGGCGCGGCTCCTCGCGGAGCTCCGCCGGCGCCGCCCCCTGGTCCACCACATCACCAACCTGGTGGTCACCCACTCCACCGCCAACCTGACGCTGGCGCTGGGCGCCTCGCCCGTCATGGCCTACGCGGTCGAGGAAGTGGCCGAGATGGCGGCCTCGGCGCAGGTCCTCCTCCTCAACATCGGCACGCTGACCGTGCCCGAGCTGGAGGCGGCGCTGGTGGCCGGGCGGGCGGCCAACGCCGCCGGCGTCCCCGTCCTCCTCGACCCGGTCGGCGCCGGGGCCACCCGTTTCCGCCGCGAGGCCTGCCTGCGCATCCTGGGGGAGGTGCGCGTCGCCGCCATCCGCGGGAACGCCAGCGAGATGGCCACCCTGGCCGGGCGGGCGGCCGAGCAGCGCGGCGTCGACGCGGCCGGCACCCACGGGGAGGCGGAGCGCGCCGAGCTGGCGCGCGAGGTGGCGCGGCGGTACGGCTGCGTGGCCGCCGTGACCGGCGCCCGCGACTGGCTGTCGGACGGGAGGCGGAGCATCGCCTGCGACAACGGTCACCCGCTCCTGGCGCAGGTGACCGGGACGGGGTGCATGGCCAGCACGGCCGTGGCCAGCTTCCTGGCGGTGGGCGACGATCCGCTGCGGGCGGCGGCCGCCGCCCTGGGCGCCTTCGGCCTGGCGGCCGAGTGGGCGGCGCAGGGCGCGGCGGGCCCGGGGAGCTTCGAGGTGGCGCTCCTCGACCGCGTCGCCGCGCTCCGCCCCGTCGACCTCGAGGAAGGGCTCCGCCTCGCCTGGGCCGAAGCCGAAGCCGAGGCCGCAGGGGAGGGGGGACGGTGAGCGGCCGGGCGCCGGCAGGGGAGGGGCGCCGGAAGCCGGACGCCGCCACCCTGGCGCGAAGGCTGGCCGTCTACGTGATCACCGACCGCGAGCAGGCGGAGCGGCAGGGAGGGCGAAAGCTCCTGGACGTGTGCCGGGCGGCGCTCGAAGCCGGGGCGGGCACGCTCCAGCTCCGCGGCAAGGGGTGGTCGGGGCGCGAGCTGTACGAGCTGGGGCTGGCGCTCCGGCGCCTGACGGAGGAGGCGGGAGCGCTCTTCCTGGTGGACGACCGCGTCGACGTCGCCCAGGCGGTCCGCGCGGACGGGGTCCACGTCGGCCAGGACGACCTTCCCGCCCGCGTCGCCCGGGCGATCCTCGGCCCCGGCGCCATCGTCGGCGTCTCCGCCGCCACGCCCGAGGAGGCGCGCCGGGCCGAGGCGGACGGCGCCGACTACGTGGGCGCCGGCTCCGTCTGGCCGACCGGCAGCAAGGCCGACGCCGGCGCGCCCATCGGCCTGGAGGGGCTGCGCGCGGTGGTCGCCGCCACCCGTCTGCCGGTGGTGGCCATCGGCGGCGTCGACGCCGGGCGGGCGCGGGAGGCGCGCGCGGCGGGAGCCGCCGGCGTGGCGGTCATCTCGGCGGTGATGGCGGCTCCCGATCCGGCCCGGGCGGTCCGGGAGCTCCTGGCGGGCACGGAAGGGAGGCGGTAGCAGGATGGCGGTGGGCGAGCTGATCCCGCTGGAGGAGGCGCTGGAGAGGCTCCGCGCCGAGCTGCCCGAGGGCGCGCTGGGCGCGGAGGCGGTGGGGCTGGAGGAGGCGTCGGGCCGCGTCCTGGCGGAGGCGGTGGAGGCGGAGGAAGAGCTGCCCGCCTTCGACCGCAGCACCATGGACGGCTTCGCGGTGCGCGCCGCCGACGTGGCCGCCGCAGCGCCCGGGCACCCGGTCCGCCTGCGCCTGGCGGGCGAGGTGCGCGTGGGCGAGCCGGCGGGCCTCTCGCTCGACGCCGGCGAGGCGGCCGCCGTCCCCACGGGCGGCGCGCTCCCCGCGGGCGCCGACGCCGTGGTGCCGGTGGAGGCGACGCGGGCGGAGGCGGGCGGGGTCGAGATCCTGGCGGCGGTGGCGGCGGGGGAGAACGTGGCCGCCCGCGCCAGCGACGTCCGCCCGGGCCAGGCGCTCCTGCCCGCGGGGCACCGGCTCCGGCCGCAGGACTGCGGCCTCCTGGCCGCTCTGGGCCGGCTGCGGGTGCGGGTGGCGCGCCGGCCGGCCGTCGCCGTGCTGGCCACGGGCAACGAGGTGGTGCCGGCCGACCGGCGTCCGGCGCCGGGCCAGATCCGCGACGCCAACTCCTGGTCGCTGGTGGCCGCCCTCCGGGCGGACGGGCTGCGGGCCGAGTACCTGGGCGTCACCCGCGACGACGAGGAAGCGATCCGCCAGACCCTCGCCAGCGCCCTGGGCCGTTTCGACGCGGTGCTGGTCTCCGGCGGCTCGTCGGTGGGCGCGCGCGACCTCACCCAGGGCGCCGTCGCCTCGCTGGCACGGGTGGTCGTCCACGGGGTGGCCATCAAGCCGGGCAAGCCGGCGCTCTTCGCCGTCGCCGGCAGGAAGCTGCTGGTGGGCCTCCCGGGCCACCCGGTCTCGGCCCTCACCATCTACCGGCTGATGGTGCGACCGCTCCTGCGACACCTGGAGGGCGGCCTCGCGGCCTGGCCGCAGCCGGGGCTCCGCGCGCGCCTGGCGGGGCCGGTGCGGGCGCCGCGGGAGCGGGACGCCATGATCTCGGTCCGGCTCGAGCCGCCGGAGGCCGGCGGGGACGCGGGCGGGGGGCCGCGCCTGGTGGCCAGGCCGCTCCGGACCAGCTCGGCCCACCTCTCCAGCCTGGTCCTGGCCGACGGCATGATCCGGGTGCCGCGCGGCGCCGAGCTGGAGGCGGGCCGGGAGGTGGAGGTGATCCCCTTTGACTGAGGGCCGCGCCGGCGAGGTCGAGGGCGACCGCCAGGCCGGCTTCGGCGGCCTGACCCACCTCGACGCGGCCGGCCGCGCGCGCATGGTGGACGTGGGCGCAAAGCCCGAGAGCGAGCGCGTGGCCGTCGCCCGGGGAGGCGTGCGCATGCGCAGGGAGACGCTGGAGCGGATCGCCTCCGGCCGCGTCCCCAAGGGCGACGTCTTCGCCGTCGCCCGCGTCGCCGGCATTCTCGCCGCCAAGCGCGCGGGCGACCTGATCCCGCTCTGCCATCCGATCCCGCTCACCTCGGTCCGGGTCGACCTGCGCGGCGGACCCGTGGCCGGCACGGGCACGGGCGGCGGGCCGCCGGAGGAAGGCCCGGGCCAGGATCTGGCCGCGGTGGAGATCGAGGCGGAGGTGCGGACGGTGGGCCGGACGGGCGTCGAGATGGAGGCGCTCACCGCCGTCACCGTGGCCGGCCTCACCGTCTACGACATGTGCAAGGCGATCGACCGGGAGATGGTCCTGGAGGAGGTCCGGCTGGTCTACAAGAGCGGGGGGAGGAGCGGCACCTTCGTCCGGCCCGGAGAGCCGCATCCGGTCCCGCGGGAAGCGCCCGGGGCCGGGCCGGCCGGCTGAGCCCATTCCCCGGTGGGGTCAGGGCGCGCCCCTCGAATACCCCCGCCGAGCGATGTCCGGCTCCCCGGCCACGCCCCAGACTGAGACGGAACGCGCACGACCCCGGGGGGTGCGGCGGTGGCGACGCTGGCGGTCATCTCCCAACACAGGCTCTTCGCAGCCGCCATCCTCGACGTGTTGCGGGTCTGTCCGCGGCTGCGCCCTCTGGGCGTCTGGAGGTCGCTGGCGGAGGCGGAGCGCTCGCTGGCGGTGGCGCCGGACGCCCTTCTCTTCCTCGTTCCCAACCCGCCGGGGCCCGGCGAGGAAGCGATCCGGCTCACCCGCCGCCTCTGGCCGCGGGCGCGCCTCGTGGCGCTGGCGGTGGAGAGCAACCTGGCCTGGCGCCTGGACCCGGCGCCGCCGCGGGAGGACGGCCCGGCCGCGGAGAGCGACAGGGGCGGCGGCGCCATCGCCCCGCTGGCGCCGGAGACCGGCTGCGACCTGGGAACCCTTCTCCTTGCGGAGCTCTGCCCGCTCAGCAGGGGGCAGGACTGTCCGCTGGCCGCCCCTCAGCCGCGCTCCGGGTCCCTCGGTTCCACCAGCCCTTCCTCGATGGCGTAGGCGGCCGCCTGCACGCGGTTCTGCACGTGGAGCTTGTCGAGGATGTGCTTGATGTGGATCTTCACGGTGTTCTCGGAGATGATCAGCCTTTGGGCGATCTCGCGGTTGGTGGCGCCCGAGGCGACCAGCTGGAGCACCTCGCGCTCGCGGTCGGTCAGGCCCTCGGCCTCCTCGCCGTCGCCGGCGCCCTCCCCGCCGCGCCCGCTCGCGCCCGGCCCCTCGCGGCGGGAGGAGGCGGGCATGCGCGCGAACTCCTGCAGGATCAGCCGCGCCAGCGTCCCGGAGATGGGCGCCTCGCCGCGAAAGACCCCGTCGATGTAGCGGAAGAGCTCGTCCGGCTCCAGGTCCTTGAGCAGGTAGCCCTGGGCGCCTGCCTTGATCGCCTCGAAGAGGTTCTCGTCCCGGTCCGAGACGGTCAGCATCACCACCGGGATCTCCGGGTGGGCGCGGTGGATCTGCCGCGTCGCCTCGATCCCGTTCATCACCGGCATGTTGACGTCCATCAGGACGAGGTCGGGGCGGAGCCGCTCCACGGCGGCGATGGCCTCCTCCCCGTTGCCCACCTCGCCCACCACCTGCAGGCCCGGCCGCGAGGCGAGGAGGCCGGACAGCCCCTTGCGGAAGAGGACGTGATCATCAACCAGCAAGATGCGGTGCGCCACGGCCATCCCCCTCCACAGGGCGCGAGATCGGCACCGCCAGGACCACCTGCGTCCCCTGGCCCGGCGCCGACAGGATGTCGACGAAGCCTCCCAGCGACTCGGCCCGCTCCTGCATGATACTCATGCCGTAGTGGCCCTTGGCGTTCTGGCGGACCACGTCGAAGCCGATCCCGTCGTCGGTGATCTTCAGCCAGAGGTGCCCGCGGCCCTGCTCCACGCTCAGCTGGACGCGGGAGGCCTGGGCGTGCTTGCGCACGTTGGCCAGCGCCTCCTGCACGATCCGCCAGGCCTGGACCTGGGCGCCGTCAGGCAGTTCGTCGAGCAGTTCCGGATCGCCTTCCAGCGACGTCTCGATGCCGTTCATCGAGCGGTAGTCTTCCAGGTATTCGCCCAGGATGGCCGAGAACCGCTTCTGGCTGGCCGGACCGGTCTTCAGGTCGAAGATGGAGTGGCGCACGTCGCCGTAGGTCTCCTTGACCACCTTCTGCAGCTCGGCCAGCCTGCGGGAGAGATCGATGGCGCCGCTCTCCATCGCCTCGTTCTCCAGCAGGCCGAACTGGAGGTTGAGGTAGCCGAGGGTCTGCGCCAGCCCGTCGTGCATCTCGCGGGCGATCCGCTCCCGCTCTTCGACGATCGCCATGTTCTGCACCTGCTGGTAGAGCCGGCTGTTCTCCCAGGCGATGGCCGCCTGGGCGGCGAAGCCGCCGACGAAGGCCTGCTCCTCCTCGTCGAAAGGCGCGAGTTCGCGGCGCGCCACCAGCAGGACGCCGATCACGTGCTCCCGGGAGAGCATGGGGATGGCCAGCGCCGAGCGGACCCCCTCCCGGTGGAGCAGGGGGAACTCGCTCTCCGGCAGCTTGGCCAGCGCCTGGAGGTCCGCCACCGCCAGCGGCACCCGGGCCAGCTGCGCGCGGGCGGGCAGGTCCTCGGCCTCGAAGGGCGCGACCGGCGCGCGCTGGAAGCCGGCCGTCGCCCGCCAGAGGAGGCGGGTCCCGCCGTCGGGATGGGCCTCGACGGTGATGAAGGCGGCCAGGTCGGCGTGTGCCAGCCCGCGCAGGTGCTCGGTGACGCTGGCCAGCTTGCGGCCCAGGTCGGCCACCGCGGCCAGCTCGCCCGCCAGCCGGTAGAGCGCCTCGAACCGGTCGCGCTGGCGCTCGGTCTGGGCGAGCAGGGAACGGACCCGGTCCTCCAGCCGCTTCCTCTCGGTCATGTCGCGGAGGACCAGCGCCACGTACCGCTCCTCCCCCTGGTGGACCTCCGAGGCGGAGAGGCTGACGGGGACCTGGCGGCCGTCCGGGCGGCGGATGATCGCCTCCTGGTAGGGGATGCGCCGGCCCAGCTCCAGCGTCGTCCGGATCGGGCACTCGCCGCCGCAGGTCCGCGCTCCGTCGGGGCCCTCGCAGCCGAGGACGGCGGAGCAGAGCAACCCGTGGCTGCTGTCCCCCGGCTGGCGGCCGGTCAGCATGGCGCCGGCCGGGTTCATCTCGACGATGCGCCGGCCGGCGTCGACGATGAAGATGGCGTCGCTCGACCGGTCGACGAAGGTGCGGAGCCGCTCCTCGTTGGCGTGGAGGCGGGCCGACTGGCGGCGGAGGGTGCCGAAGACGTAACTCGTGAAGAGCGCCGAGCTGACCAGAAGGATGAAGAGGACCACGCCGCGCGCCAGCCAGGCGCCGGTCACCTGGCGCAGGTCGGTGAAGATCTCCAGCAACATGCCGAGGAAGACGACCGGCGCCAGGAAGGCGATCCACTGGATCGCCCTCTCGTTCCACCGCTCCAGCGACTCCTCGAGCGACCTCGGCCCCTTGATCATCCAGGCATCACCGGCTCCAGCACGATGTTAGCACTCATGGGTCATGGCCGACACCGGCGCCTCACCCGTTCGGGCAGGTAGGAGCGCCCAGAGGCGTTGGAAATCGCGCATCTTCCTGGTGCCGGTGGGTTGACACTACCGGGAGGGATGCGTACCATCGTTCCCGGCTTAGCACTCCCCGGCGGGGAGTGCTAACAAGGAGTCGGTGACGGGAGGAGGTCCGGAGCGAGCATGAGCGTTGCACAGTCGTCCAAGCTGCGCCTGCGGCCGCTGGGCGATCGCATCGTGGTCCGCGTCGTCGAACAGGAGGAGCGGACTCCCAGCGGCATCGTCCTTCCTGACACCGCCAAGGAGAAGCCGCAGGAGGGCGAGGTCCTGGCGGTGGGCAAGGGAGCCTACCTCGACAACGGGCAGATCCGCCCCCTGGAGGTCCAGGTCGGCCAGCACGTGCTCTTCTCCAAGTATTCGGGCACCGAAGTGAAGATCGACGGCGAGGAGTACCTGGTCCTCTCCGAGCGGGACGTCCTCGCCATCGTCGAGCGCTGAGCGGCGCGGATGCTCGAGCGCTAGCGGCGCGGACGCTGGACACAAGGGAGGGAGAGAACCGTCATGCCCAAGCAGATCGTCTTCGACGAGGAGGCGCGGCGTGCCCTGGAGAGGGGCATCAACGCGGCGGCCAACACCGTCAAGATCACGCTCGGTCCCAAGGGGCGCAACGTCGTCCTCGAGAAGAAGTTCGGCGCGCCCACCATCACCAACGACGGCGTCACCATCGCCCGGGACATCGAGCTGAAGGATCCCTACGAGAACATGGGCGCCCAGCTGCTCAAGGAAGTCGCCACCAAGACGAACGACGTGGCCGGTGACGGCACCACCACCGCCATCGTCCTCGGCCAGGCGATGGTCCGCGAGGGCCTGCGGGTGGTGGCGGCCGGCGCCAACCCGATGCTGGTCAAGCGCGGCATCGAGAAGGCCGTGGACAAGGTGGTCGACCAGATCCGCAAGGTCTCCAAGCCGGTGGAGACCCACAACCAGATCCAGGAAGTGGCCTCCATCTCCGCCAACGACCCCGAGATCGGCCGGATGATCGCCGACGCCATGGACAAGGTGGGCAAGGAGGGCGTCATCACCGTCGAGGAGGCCAAGACGCTGGAGACCACCGTCGAGGTGGTCGAGGGCATGCAGTTCGACCGCGGCTACCTCTCGCCCTACTTCGTCACCAACACGGATACCATGGAGGCCGTCCTCGAGGATCCCTTCATCCTCATCACCGACAAGAAGATCAGCGCGGTCAACGACCTTCTGCCGGTGCTGGAGAAGGTGCTCCAGCGCGGCAAGCCGCTCCTGGTCATCGCCGACGACGTGGAGGGCGAGGCGCTGGCCACCCTGGTGGTCAACAAGATCCGCGGCACGCTCCAGGTCTGCGCGGTCAAGGCGCCCGGCTTCGGCGACCGGCGGAAGGCGATGCTGGAGGATATCGCCATCCTGACCGGCGGCCAGTACCTCTCGGAAGATCTGGGCATCAAGCTGGAGAACGTGACCCCCGACATGTTCGGCCGCGCCGAGCGCGTCACCGTCGACAAGGAGAACACCACCATCGTCCGGGGCGCCGGCGACTCCCAGAAGATCAAGGACCGCATCAAGGCCATCCGCGCCCAGATCGAGGAGACCACCTCGGACTTCGACCGCGAGAAGCTCCAGGAGCGCCTGGCCAAGCTGGCCGGCGGCGTCGCCGTGATCAACGTCGGCGCGGCCACCGAGGTGGAGATGAAGGAGAAGAAGTACCGCATCGAAGACGCGCTCTCCGCCACCCGCGCGGCGGTGGAGGAGGGCATCGTCCCCGGCGGCGGCTGCACCTACGTCCACGCCCTCAAGGCGCTGGAGGACCTGAAGGGCGAGACCCGCGACGAGCAGACCGGCATCGAGATCGTCGCCCGGGCGCTCGAGGAGCCGCTCCGCCAGATCGTCACCAACGCCGGGCTGGAGGGCTCCGTGGTGGTCGAGAAGGTCAAGGAGCTGCCCGACACCGACGGCTTCGATGTGATGAGCCTGGAGTACGGCAACATGTTCGAGAAGGGGATCGTCGACCCGACCAAGGTGACCCGCTCCGCGCTCCAGAACGCGGCCAGCATCGCCGCCATGGTCCTGACCACCGAGTCCCTGGTGGCCGACATTCCCGAGAAGAAGGAGAGCAACCAGGGCGGCATGCCCGACATGGACATGTAGGGATGCCACCCGATCCGCCGGGCCCGGCGCCCGGCTGGAGGAAGCGGCCCCGCCGGCACAGGCGGGGCCGCTGGCTTGTCCGGCGCTCTCCTCCGGGCCGCGGTGGCAAGAAACGCAGATCGAAACCTGTGGTCCTCGGGTGGAGACCCGAGGTTGCGCGAGCCGAAATACCCCACCCCGTAGTGCAAACGGACCGGCGGCCTGACCGGTCTGGTCCCCAGCCCATACACCCGTGGCAGGTATATCCACCCTAGCCCCACCCGGTCACCCCAGATCGCTCTGCGGGGAGATTCACCACCGGGCGCCGTCTGGCATCTGTGGAGGCGATCGAAACGCCACCTGGCGCAGGTGGACGACGACACGGCAGAAGTGGGGGAATCGGATGGGTTGGACTACGGGAATCGGGAAGAGGCGGGTCACGCGCCGGCGCTTCCTCACGGGGGCCGCGACCGCCACCGCCGCCGCGGGCCTGGGGCTCAGGCTCCTGGAGGAGCCCGCCTGGCTGACCAAGGCCCGAGCGCAGGGGCCGGAGCGGGCGGGATCGGGGGAGAGGCACGCCTTCACCGTCCACTCGCCCAACTGCTGGCAGGCCTGCCCGCTCACGGCCACGGTGCGCGACGGGCGCCTGGTCAGGGTGGAGCCGGCCAAGCTGCCGGACCAGGATTACCAGCGCATCTGCCTCAGGGGACTGAGCGAGATTCAGCGCCTCTACGGGACGGACCGGCTGCGCTATCCGCTCAAGCGGGTGGGAAAGCGCGGCGAGGGCAAATGGCAGCGGATCACGTGGGATGAGGCCATCGCCACCATGGTGGACCGGTTCAAGGCGGCGCGGGAGAAGTACGGGCCCTCCGGCCTGGCACTGGTCACGCTTTCCGGGAACTACGGCGCCTTCAACGGTTCCACCGCGCGCCTGGCCAACCTGCTCCAGGCCACCGCCCCGGTGGGCAGCATCGACCTGAACACGGCCACCGGCTGGACCCGCGTCGGGGGCGGTCCGGTCTTCGGCTACGACGCCAGCGAGCCCCTGGACTGGGTCAACTGCCGGACCATTCTCCTCTGGGGCTCCAGCGTGGCCGAGACCCAGGTCCACAGCACGTACTTCCTGCTTCAGGCCCTGGACCAGGGCGCGACGCTGGTGGTGATCGATC of the Bacillota bacterium genome contains:
- the thiD gene encoding bifunctional hydroxymethylpyrimidine kinase/phosphomethylpyrimidine kinase — its product is YGMSALTAVVAENTVGVQRVVELEPAFVLEQIASAWDDVGVDALKTGMLANAAIVEAVAADLARRRARHLVVDPVMLAKGGEPLLAPDARRALTERLLPLAEVVTPNLPEAEALSGIRIAGEEDRREAARRIQALSGGWVVVKGGHAPWQPDRSVDLAYDGRDWLELEGERVETPHTHGTGCTFSAAIAAGLARGLDVPAALRLAKAFITAAIRGGARRPLGHGHGPTDPVAAARELGGIPPEVPPEAMEGAGGVPGGARP
- the thiW gene encoding energy coupling factor transporter S component ThiW — its product is MSGRASSHGAGPRWGTRELVLMALMTGLGTLLSQFLIIPVGPAKVQPVQALVNVVGAVLYGPWGAVWVAAAISTLRNALGTGTLLAFPGSLFGAALAGAAWRRTRRLLPTALGELVGTGLIGALVAYPMVLLILRKPAGALALVAAFTPPSAVGAFLGLLVAGVLRRAGLVPGGPAGPEAGLPGAAARKTADPNDPNAREGRNPTR
- the thiM gene encoding hydroxyethylthiazole kinase gives rise to the protein MTGTSGDFPGDRRLAAEAARLLAELRRRRPLVHHITNLVVTHSTANLTLALGASPVMAYAVEEVAEMAASAQVLLLNIGTLTVPELEAALVAGRAANAAGVPVLLDPVGAGATRFRREACLRILGEVRVAAIRGNASEMATLAGRAAEQRGVDAAGTHGEAERAELAREVARRYGCVAAVTGARDWLSDGRRSIACDNGHPLLAQVTGTGCMASTAVASFLAVGDDPLRAAAAALGAFGLAAEWAAQGAAGPGSFEVALLDRVAALRPVDLEEGLRLAWAEAEAEAAGEGGR
- the thiE gene encoding thiamine phosphate synthase — protein: MSGRAPAGEGRRKPDAATLARRLAVYVITDREQAERQGGRKLLDVCRAALEAGAGTLQLRGKGWSGRELYELGLALRRLTEEAGALFLVDDRVDVAQAVRADGVHVGQDDLPARVARAILGPGAIVGVSAATPEEARRAEADGADYVGAGSVWPTGSKADAGAPIGLEGLRAVVAATRLPVVAIGGVDAGRAREARAAGAAGVAVISAVMAAPDPARAVRELLAGTEGRR
- a CDS encoding molybdopterin molybdotransferase MoeA, which encodes MAVGELIPLEEALERLRAELPEGALGAEAVGLEEASGRVLAEAVEAEEELPAFDRSTMDGFAVRAADVAAAAPGHPVRLRLAGEVRVGEPAGLSLDAGEAAAVPTGGALPAGADAVVPVEATRAEAGGVEILAAVAAGENVAARASDVRPGQALLPAGHRLRPQDCGLLAALGRLRVRVARRPAVAVLATGNEVVPADRRPAPGQIRDANSWSLVAALRADGLRAEYLGVTRDDEEAIRQTLASALGRFDAVLVSGGSSVGARDLTQGAVASLARVVVHGVAIKPGKPALFAVAGRKLLVGLPGHPVSALTIYRLMVRPLLRHLEGGLAAWPQPGLRARLAGPVRAPRERDAMISVRLEPPEAGGDAGGGPRLVARPLRTSSAHLSSLVLADGMIRVPRGAELEAGREVEVIPFD
- the moaC gene encoding cyclic pyranopterin monophosphate synthase MoaC, producing MVDVGAKPESERVAVARGGVRMRRETLERIASGRVPKGDVFAVARVAGILAAKRAGDLIPLCHPIPLTSVRVDLRGGPVAGTGTGGGPPEEGPGQDLAAVEIEAEVRTVGRTGVEMEALTAVTVAGLTVYDMCKAIDREMVLEEVRLVYKSGGRSGTFVRPGEPHPVPREAPGAGPAG
- a CDS encoding response regulator transcription factor, with the translated sequence MAVAHRILLVDDHVLFRKGLSGLLASRPGLQVVGEVGNGEEAIAAVERLRPDLVLMDVNMPVMNGIEATRQIHRAHPEIPVVMLTVSDRDENLFEAIKAGAQGYLLKDLEPDELFRYIDGVFRGEAPISGTLARLILQEFARMPASSRREGPGASGRGGEGAGDGEEAEGLTDREREVLQLVASGATNREIAQRLIISENTVKIHIKHILDKLHVQNRVQAAAYAIEEGLVEPRDPERG
- a CDS encoding PAS domain S-box protein, which produces MIKGPRSLEESLERWNERAIQWIAFLAPVVFLGMLLEIFTDLRQVTGAWLARGVVLFILLVSSALFTSYVFGTLRRQSARLHANEERLRTFVDRSSDAIFIVDAGRRIVEMNPAGAMLTGRQPGDSSHGLLCSAVLGCEGPDGARTCGGECPIRTTLELGRRIPYQEAIIRRPDGRQVPVSLSASEVHQGEERYVALVLRDMTERKRLEDRVRSLLAQTERQRDRFEALYRLAGELAAVADLGRKLASVTEHLRGLAHADLAAFITVEAHPDGGTRLLWRATAGFQRAPVAPFEAEDLPARAQLARVPLAVADLQALAKLPESEFPLLHREGVRSALAIPMLSREHVIGVLLVARRELAPFDEEEQAFVGGFAAQAAIAWENSRLYQQVQNMAIVEERERIAREMHDGLAQTLGYLNLQFGLLENEAMESGAIDLSRRLAELQKVVKETYGDVRHSIFDLKTGPASQKRFSAILGEYLEDYRSMNGIETSLEGDPELLDELPDGAQVQAWRIVQEALANVRKHAQASRVQLSVEQGRGHLWLKITDDGIGFDVVRQNAKGHYGMSIMQERAESLGGFVDILSAPGQGTQVVLAVPISRPVEGDGRGAPHLAG
- the groES gene encoding co-chaperone GroES, with amino-acid sequence MRLRPLGDRIVVRVVEQEERTPSGIVLPDTAKEKPQEGEVLAVGKGAYLDNGQIRPLEVQVGQHVLFSKYSGTEVKIDGEEYLVLSERDVLAIVER
- the groL gene encoding chaperonin GroEL (60 kDa chaperone family; promotes refolding of misfolded polypeptides especially under stressful conditions; forms two stacked rings of heptamers to form a barrel-shaped 14mer; ends can be capped by GroES; misfolded proteins enter the barrel where they are refolded when GroES binds), with protein sequence MPKQIVFDEEARRALERGINAAANTVKITLGPKGRNVVLEKKFGAPTITNDGVTIARDIELKDPYENMGAQLLKEVATKTNDVAGDGTTTAIVLGQAMVREGLRVVAAGANPMLVKRGIEKAVDKVVDQIRKVSKPVETHNQIQEVASISANDPEIGRMIADAMDKVGKEGVITVEEAKTLETTVEVVEGMQFDRGYLSPYFVTNTDTMEAVLEDPFILITDKKISAVNDLLPVLEKVLQRGKPLLVIADDVEGEALATLVVNKIRGTLQVCAVKAPGFGDRRKAMLEDIAILTGGQYLSEDLGIKLENVTPDMFGRAERVTVDKENTTIVRGAGDSQKIKDRIKAIRAQIEETTSDFDREKLQERLAKLAGGVAVINVGAATEVEMKEKKYRIEDALSATRAAVEEGIVPGGGCTYVHALKALEDLKGETRDEQTGIEIVARALEEPLRQIVTNAGLEGSVVVEKVKELPDTDGFDVMSLEYGNMFEKGIVDPTKVTRSALQNAASIAAMVLTTESLVADIPEKKESNQGGMPDMDM